In one Pseudomonas fitomaticsae genomic region, the following are encoded:
- a CDS encoding lipopolysaccharide assembly protein LapA domain-containing protein: MSNLRRLVLSVFILLVVLAILAFVLENQQSVSLVFLGWSGPQLPVSVVTVGALLVGMLIGPVFGWFLGRASKASRKRLV, from the coding sequence ATGAGTAATCTCAGGCGCCTGGTGCTTTCCGTTTTCATTTTGCTGGTTGTATTGGCAATACTCGCGTTTGTTCTCGAGAATCAGCAATCGGTTTCCCTGGTGTTTCTCGGCTGGTCGGGGCCGCAACTTCCCGTATCGGTGGTTACGGTAGGTGCGTTGCTTGTCGGTATGTTGATCGGACCGGTTTTTGGTTGGTTTCTGGGACGTGCGTCCAAGGCTTCACGCAAGCGTCTTGTCTGA